GCACATCAACACTCGGCTTACAATGTTATTGACATGGAAGCATTTCCGATAGCCTGGATTGCAATGCAGGAACAGATCCCGTTTCTATGCCTGAAATATATATCGGATGGGGCTGACGGCGGCGCTGCGGAGGAATGGACAGAACAGGTGCATAAAGCGGCGGCGGCATTGAAGCGGGAGGTTACCAAGCTGATGTGATAGCGGTATTTAAAGGATTGGCTGAGCCGCGGCGTGGCATATTTTGTTTGTATTGGCCTGTACGGCCGCTCCGGTATAATGCTTAACTTGAATTTATTCACGAAATGAACCGGACTTTATGATGAGTGAAAAAGAAAAAGCACAGAGGGGAGAATTGTATGATGCCAATTATGATGCGGAGCTGATACAGGAAAGAGAAGTTGCCAAGACGCTATGCTATACTTATAACCAATTGCCTCCTGCATCGAAGCAAGAACGGGAGAAGCTATTGCGACAGTTGTTAGGTGTAACAGGGCAGTCGTTTTTGGTAGAGCAGCCTTTTTATTGTGATTACGGTTACAATATTGAAATAGGCGAGAACTTTTACTCCAATGTCAACTGCGTTATACTTGACTGTGCGAAGGTCAGTTTTGGCGACAACGTGTTTATAGCACCTAACTGCGGTTTTTATACAGCAGGTCACCCGCTGGATGTGGAGCGGCGCAATAAGGGGCTTGAGTATGCTTATCCCATACGGGTTGGCAACAATGTATGGATAGGAGCTAATACAGTGGTTCTTCCCGGGGTTACTATCGGAGACAATACTGTAATAGGCGCTGGTTCTGTAGTGACGAAGGATATACCTGCCAATGTTGTGGCTGTTGGTAACCCGTGCCGTGTAGTGAAAGAACTACAATGATCGTTTGCAAGCACCTGACCGGCTTTGCACTTCATCTGTTTTTCTTGCCATCGTAAGCAATTTGGTATAGCGGCTATGGAACACCAGACAAGCAAACATGGGGGAAAGAGACAAATACTATAACAAGCCGCACCTTTTGAAGAAGATGCGGCTTGTTATGATAGCGATTTATTTAATAATGGTCGCTAATTCTTTCTCCAGGTCTTCGCCGCGGAGGTTTTTAGCGACTATTTTTCCTGAGGGATCGATCAGGAAGTTGGTGGGGATCGCTTTTACACCATATAAGACAGCAGAAGGGCTTTCAAAACCTTTGAGATCAGATACCTGTGTCCAGGGCATTTTGTCCTGTGCTACAGCATGAAGCCAGGCCCTTTTACCCTCGTCGAGGGAAACGCCCAGTACGGTAAAGTTCTTTTCTTTAAACTTATTGTAAGCTGCCAATACGTTAGGGTTTTCGGCACGGCAGGGTTTACACCAGGAAGCCCAGAAGTCGACGAGCACGTACTTACCACGGTAGTCGGAAAGTTTCACCAGTTTACCGGTGGAATCGGGCTGGGAGAAATCCATGGCCATAGCGCCGCTGCTGGTTTTGCGACCGGTGTCGATCATACCTTCAATTCTCTTACCCAGGGCTGTGGCTCTCATTTCAGGAGAAAGGCGTGCAAACCTTACTGCAGCTGTATCCGGATTGAAGTTATATCCTACCTCCTGGTAAAAGAAGGTTTGCAGGGCAATGTAAGAACCGGGATGATCCTTTATGAACTTAGCGGACACGCTATCGTATCCTGACTGCGTTTCTTTCATAATGGCACCGGCGACTTTTTTGAATGTGCTATCGTTACGCTCCTGCGGGGTTTTAGCCTGATATGCCGCCATCAGGGAGTCGGC
The Filimonas effusa genome window above contains:
- a CDS encoding TlpA disulfide reductase family protein, producing the protein MTKNSLLAVVCCLPLGLMAQKGFTIRGKVGTLDAPAMAFLSYKEAGKEVRDSVTLKKGNFVFNGKLNNPTQASLRINHDTITRPKFAPQDDLYFYIENSVITITAKDSVTHAVVKGSVTNEEDAMLTRLRRPYKKTADSLMAAYQAKTPQERNDSTFKKVAGAIMKETQSGYDSVSAKFIKDHPGSYIALQTFFYQEVGYNFNPDTAAVRFARLSPEMRATALGKRIEGMIDTGRKTSSGAMAMDFSQPDSTGKLVKLSDYRGKYVLVDFWASWCKPCRAENPNVLAAYNKFKEKNFTVLGVSLDEGKRAWLHAVAQDKMPWTQVSDLKGFESPSAVLYGVKAIPTNFLIDPSGKIVAKNLRGEDLEKELATIIK
- a CDS encoding sugar O-acetyltransferase codes for the protein MMSEKEKAQRGELYDANYDAELIQEREVAKTLCYTYNQLPPASKQEREKLLRQLLGVTGQSFLVEQPFYCDYGYNIEIGENFYSNVNCVILDCAKVSFGDNVFIAPNCGFYTAGHPLDVERRNKGLEYAYPIRVGNNVWIGANTVVLPGVTIGDNTVIGAGSVVTKDIPANVVAVGNPCRVVKELQ